The genomic window TTATAATAGTTATGGTCAAGCAGCAAATGAGAAATCGTCATATGCTTGGTACCCATCGCCTGTAGACTGGTATAGCTCAAACAAGTTTGTATTGTTTATTCAATTGCTAACCAAAACGGTATGGGATACAGAGATTGTGGTATTTTTCAGTTAGATTAACATGAACTCTGGTGTTTCGTTCAGGTGTGTAGGACAAGTGAGGAAGCTAGCAGCAGGAGGTGGTCATTCAGCTGTTTTAACCGATGCATTTTCGTTGAAGGAGTTGTGTGAATTTCAATTAGCAGATAGTGTGAACCTCTCAAATGCTTCAGAGATTCAAGATGTTGCATTCAGAATGGGATCCGAAGCTTTAGCCCGCCTCTGCGAAAGACTGAGGTAAGCAAAGTTGAAGTTCTTGGACAAACTTCTTCATTACCCCTTAAACTTTGAAACTTAGAAAGAATCCAAGTCAAGTAAAGCTAAACAATGCGACTTGATGTGTTTCAGGGAGCAGTTACTTGATGGGGACTTTACTAATGGGGAAGAAGTATATTAAAAAGCACAATCCCCAAACTCCGAAACAATTTAGTATTGTTGGAAGTTATTACAATTGGTCCTATATTATTGAGAAATTGAAGAATGTAGCAAACCAGAAATTACATTCTTCAGCAGAACTCTCTGTATCATTTAACTTTTCAGGACAGATTTCATTACTTGTCCTGCCTCTGTAAGATCCAGATATTGTAATTATATGTTCTGTACACTAGAATCGAAAATAAAAGCTACATCTTGGTGGCATTGTGATCTGTTGAATGTCACTGTTAACTTGAGAGTTTATATGCCTTTGTCACAAGCTGTGTTTGCGATTGCGGTTAGCATCTAACCACGTCTTTTTGTATCATGCATAGACAGGATAAGTACTTCACCAGATGAGACATGGTCGATGTTAACATTTCACACATTATACAAACCATACATATATAAGCAATTACAATAGGCACAAACAAATCCTGAAACAGAAGAGAGATGTTGAAGGCTATTACAGCTATAGCCACTTGTGTCTACAAAAGCAAAAGTCTTGTGCAATAACATTATTATTCATATGCATAAGATCTAAGATCACACCACGAAGACCCCACCAGTACTTGCTTAAGATCTTTATTGGGGGAAGAAGTATCGCTCACAGCATCCAGCCAGGGATGTAGCCGTTTCCTTGTTGGGACTGACCTTGCACCGTCACAGCCATTTGCTCTGAGCACACTGGATGGCTATATCTGTTTGCAACACCACAACAACATAGTTTCGAAGTCAACAATAGAAACCCACATTTTCAAGTCTGAGATATTGATTTTCCATACTTCAGACATCAAAGTGCTGAATCCTTAGACTAAACAACACGAGTTTTAACCAAAGCCTCTATGAAACAAAGACAATGTTGGGCTTAAAGCAAACTGCTAACTGTTTATAACCTAAGTTGATGTCTTAAGGCAAGAAAAGTTGTTTGATTTACCCAATTTGCAAAGTGGGATCACATTCAAGAGATTGGTATAGTCCCTGAGAATGAGCCTGAGGATGTCCATAGGCAATATTCTGTTGATCACCACCTTCCCATCCTCCTCCTATATGGTGATGTCTCACGCCGATCATATCTTCCAGctaaacaaaacacaatatttttcaaactttccTGAAGATATCATAGaaataatacaaaagaaacatgtaGCAGTTGAAGAATGTGAAATTTAgactcatatatataaattggaCTATTTAAAGTTTCCATCTATAAATAGAAACtggaggagagagagagaaacatcATCATATACCTTCATTGACAAAGCTCTGTTGGCATCAAGCAAGATATGCTCCTTACCTTGAAGATCAGAGAGCTGGTCAAGCATATACTGTGTCTGCAAAAAAGAAGAGGCATTTTCAGATAACCTCACGcatcaaaaacatttcatgCATGTGTCTCAgtctatatatagagaaagatTTGTGTGAATCTTTCAGTGTATGTACAGAAGTAAATCACCTTGATGCAGCGAACTTGCTTCAGAGAGCCGTCTAGTTGACGCTCAAGCTGCTCTAGCTCCTTTGAATTCAGAGGTCCAAGATCCTCTCCAAGAAGATTTCTGCAGCAACACACTTTCATGATCaatacaaactatatatatatatatatatatatatatatatgctgtTTATAAATGATCATCATCCACATTAATGTATATACCTCTGCTGACGTTGCAGATTTTCATATCTACCTTTCAGCTTCAAGTACTCTCTGTAGCTGTTCTGAAAATTGCGAAGATAATAGACAATTGAATATCTATGTAAGAAACTTTGAAGGGCTTTTgtctcaaaatcaaacattttctttagataaaattaaaaaaggataaataattaagatCGAAGAGATGTTGGAGATTAAACCTCAAGCTCTTTAGCAGGTTTGTTGTTGACTTCAATGGAGCCATAGCTACACTTCTGATACCTTTCCAGTGTCTTGAGCATGCTGAAAGatcaaaaaacacaaatcaggagaagaagaatctataaatttaatgaacaaactaaaattttaaaaactaacaaaagaaaatttataaaaagaagatcccttaattaaaaagatattaaattcATGTGGTGCTTAAATGTCTGCATGAGCTTTAATTAGACTGGTTAATGCATGGAACCACTAATTATTCTACGTTGgatcttttaaatttcattgaaGACTGTGAATCTTTAGTTTACTTTACCAAGTTCTAATCACATATATATCCGTGTAGAGACAATGAAATTACATGATAATAATAGTATATCATTATGATACTTTCCTAGCTCCgataaatctaaaaatagaTTGCAATTAAATCCCTAAGAATTTGACATGATGATTAAATTAAGATCAGATCTCGAAATTCAATCACTTGAAAGTACTGAATTATTCTTCTATAATCAAAACCTAATTAGAGATCAGATtaagaaactgaaaatatatcaagtattttgttaaaaagcaATCAAGAAAGATAAAACTCATCACAAGactagaaaaatgaaagatctACACACAGATCTAATAAGtgtataaagaaagagaagtacTTGGAGGTGCTGCAGAACTCGTAGAGCTTGCCACGGTTGGAGAAGACGATGAGAGAGACTTCAGCATCGCAGAGAACAGAAAGCTCATAAGCTTTTTTCAGCAAACCATTTCTACGTTTAGCAAACGTCACTTGtctgttgattttgttctctATCCTCTTGAGCTCtactcttcctcttcccaTCTTTCCTCACCCCAAAAAATCCCTATCTTATTTTCCCTCTTTTATAGCTATTTGTGTAACCTTATTAGGGTATGTAATGTTTTATCTATATACAGACACACAGAAACATGACTTGGGTATTGCTTTTTCTGGGGAAAGATCTTATCTTTTGGTGAAGTAAACCCTAGttttcaagaacaagaaaagaagaggaatagctagagagaaaactttaattagctttctttggtttttttggttgtgattTGATATTAGGGCTCTTGTTTATTCTTTagatcttttctctttttgaagGGTTGTGATGAGATTGTGAATCTGAAGAAAAGTTTTTGTGAATCTATAAAAGctataaagataagaaaatttgtGAGGGTGAGAGATCATTAGGGTTTGGTGATacaatatctctctctctacttctttactctttctctctcttccatcTTTTACacagaaagtaaaaaacattCTCACACCTTCTCTCCCAAGTGCGTGCCACGCAGACACCATTATTTGCCATGAGTAGTTAGTTGCTAGTTGCtactaattaagaaaaatgaattaagtttttaaaacaaacgTTGTCTAGTTATATAATCCATGTCCATATACATCTAGATATATGACTTAGATACCAATGTTTCGACTCTTTTAGGTCTACACGTACGTTGCCCAAACTTCATATTTGAGacatctttatttatttgtcaaCAGAAATATTGAAACATGCATGGATCTTGATATTCTAAAGGTGCCTGAATTAAAATAGAACGATAACGTTTTAAAACCTAATTCCCAATTtgtagtttatatatttcttgtttgatCCATATTATTACAAGCCTATATATAGTGTATATAAAACTCAATTAAGCTTCAAAAAGTCAGAAAACTCATCAATAGCTCAAGTTCCACTAATTAATGCCCGAATTTAAAGTTCATCTCTatagtttaaaatttgttcGTAGCTAGATTTTGCATCTTGGAGTGGTTAGTTATGTTTATTAGACACTTGGAATGCTTTTGAATGTACAATgtccggaaaaaaaaactaatactGAAAAGGGGATTTGTCCAAGTGGTGGTAGATAGGAGGAGGCGCGTGAGATTGGGGAAACATTGGTTTCTTCTGCAATGAATGAAACGAAAGCAGctatcatcattttctttttcttacttcaCAAGCCGCAGAAAAGCCTCTCCTACCTTAAAATGGACATGTACGTGTCGCTTTTCTATTGCTTCCTATCTATTCGACAACATTGAAGTTTTGTTCTATTACTTTcgtattcaatttttaatttttgtttgagaataccaattttgttttggatctaAACTCGTTCtaatgtaaaaaataataatcagcCGCAGTATATCAATATGTTACATTGTATCTGGACGTGGGATATCTGACCATGTCTCCATGAATCCATGATGATTGACAGATTTATAGGGATAAGTATCCTGGTTTAGGTAATCCATAAGTATTTATgaatattatgaaaataaattttgatcagAAAGATTAATTAGTTAAGACTATGATGTAgggtattttaaaatattgctAAAAATTTTGCGCGCTTTCagtatgtatatttattttactagtTTTCGGTTGATATATGATTTCTTGAAGTAATTAAGGTTATTAGCTAAATGGAAGAGAACGTGAGGAATATAACACATATGTGATCACATACGAATATATGTAGGTTTAACTTAATTGGTTCGTTGATTATTCTTTATAAAAGTGAAAGTagatttaaatttgttttccaatCTTCTATGTTTGGCCATTGTTTGCAAGAGTTTTGGGAATTAAAGTCTTTTTAGGTGAGACCAAGAAGGGTAAAATATGAGTTTTTGGGTCTAGAATTTATAAGTTAAATAGTTTATTCTCATTTCTAATtattgttgaccaaaaaaaaaaaaaactgtttggTTTTGAGGTTTAATTACTTATTGTATATGTACACTCTCAATCATAATGTTTTGGATATACTGTATagtaaatttttaatcaatcGTGTTTATTAGTATATATGTTACAAGTTACACCATTCGTCGTCTCAGTATCACTCTAATATCATTCTGGCGGATTTACTACACACAATTATGCAAttgtaaataactaaatacaaataattttcCTTCAGACAAAGAATCTACGAGCAAAGATCTTTCTTCTCAGGTGACGTAGCAAGTCCGTATGTAGTAATTTAGAGAGACAGCTAAAAAAcgttaaaaagtaaaaaaaaaaaaaaaaaaaaaagtctagaCAGTGGAAATTACGTAATAGGATGGGTGATGTGGTTCGAAGTACACGTGTCGATATATGACTGAATAGTAAGTAAGCTTTGACTTTTGTGGTAGGGGGCTGGCCCAAAGGGAGGAGTCACCTTTCTAACAGTGACTTGTccctcttgttttttttttaccctttcaatttgtttgatattttacCGTCTTATTACTTTGTTAATTGTGGACTATAATCTCTTCTTTATACCTTTTACAATGATTCAAATTGTCTAGTCTCAtttaggttatatatatatatgatttgatacCGGAAAGCGCAACACGAACGCAAAGAGCAAATGACCATTGGGGGAAATTtcaatagaagaagaaacacatgTATCATGCTCACATGGGTTTCATATTCACCCAAAATCCTccaaagtagaagaaacatGTTGCCACTGTATATAGTAAGGCTTATTGGCAAAACCTGACCTTACCTAAcatatgttttgaaaatttcaacaaaaaactattatttgtTTAGAATCATTCAAGCAATATGTTTTGTAAACGACCGGTTATGATTTTATGAATGCGTCAATGGTGGCACCTAGAAGTAGAATCAAAGAATCCATCATTGATTAAGCTTTGCATGTCTTCTTAATTACCTATGACGATTTAGATTCGAATAAGTAAAATAGACACTACCATTCGCAAATGGCCCattagctcagttggttagaGCGTCGTGCTAATAACGCGAAGGTCGCAGGTTCGAAACCTGCATGGGCCATGTTTTAACACCTCTACTTTTGATATTTAGTCTCTGATCCCtctattttgtgttttcttacaTTCACACCCgttatcttttatttatttatgcttGGTCCAACCCtgtctttggttttcttacaTTCATACCCATTATCTTTTATGTTGATCTTGGGGAGTTTATGTAGTAGGGTTTTAAATTAAAgctccttcttctttggtaTTTTGCCTCTGGAAATCGAAGCGGGTAggactttttatttatttattgcaTACACGTATTTGTGATTCCTCGTCGAGTTACATAAATCAATAGCGGAAGTAATTGGATTTGTGAGTAGAGAGacttaagaagaagaagaagaagaagaataccaAAGCAATGGAAACGGATCTGAATGATTATACTGTTATCAAGGAAGGAGAAGCTGAGATTCTCATGCACAAGAAGAATCAAGTCTTCTTCAATAAAGCTCAGGTTTTTCCaaattctcttttatttttctttctcttctttgtaaTTGTTGGTGTTTCTTAAGATAGAGGCTGAGATAGGTTATCTGAATTGGTGTTCTGTTCGATTTTTATTGGCTGCTTTGATTTGTAATTAAATGTTGTAGCTTTGTTAAGACCAGTGAACATTGATTTGCACCAATTAGCTCATGGCTTATTCGCTTGTTCTGTAACAAGAATTTGGTTGACCTGTTTTAATCAAGGAACTGTCAGTCattgttttaaagtttggatttttacgTCTTCGAGTAACCAaagtatcaaacttttttGATGGATTAGCCAGTTTCATAGTAAGTTGCTGAGAGAAATCTATCTTTCACTGAGTGATATTTGTGAAACTTATCCTTCATACTACCAATTTAAGTAGCTAACTTCCGGTCATGATAGTAATGTGTTTGCTTGAACCTACATGGGATCTGAGCGTGAACCTGATCTCTTTCCCTTCATGTCTTTATCGAATGATTAGGTGAACAATAGAGACATGTCCATTGCTGTTCTAAGGGAATTTCTATCGAAACGCAAGCAAGAGCATGAGGCTAAGTCATCTAAAAGAACTAGACCAGCTTCCAAAGTGATTGAGAAGGATGCTTCTGAAGCTTCCAAGGAAGAAACTCCTAGCGAGAACGGTATGAATAATGGTGATCACGAAGTAGCATCTGAAGATGGACCAAGCTCTGTATCAAAAGACCCTGCTAAGACAACAGAACGATTTGCACCTAGAGAACCCAAGCCACCAAAAGTTCTTGAGGTCTtcctatattttttattcGGTGTCTTGCTTCATACCGCTTATTGTGATCTTGCAGTtagataaattttgtttgcatACTTATATTTCAGGCTTTGTCAGCTTCTGGGTTACGGGCTCTAAGATATGCACGCGAAATAGAAGGAATTGGTCAGGTTGTGGCGTTGGATAATGATTTAGGTAAaaagtttcatcattttaatGAATTAGATTAGACGACCTGGAAGTTGGAAGTCttgattaatttgtttgtttcttgtagCTTCCCAATAACAATATCCTAATgttgttccttttttctcttaaaagcATCGGTCGAAGCTTGCCAGAGAAACATAAAGTTCAATGGCTCAGTGGCTATTTCAAAGGTGGAGTCACATCATACCGATGCTCGTGTCCATATGCTTACCCACCCTAAAGAATTTGATGTGGTAAGCATCTTTTATACTCATTATTATGTTCATTTGAATATTGCTATAGTTGCTTCTGTTAAACTAATTTTGGTTAATGATATTCTTAGGTTGATCTTGATCCATATGGATCACCATCTATTTTCCTTGACTCGGCTATTCAATCAGTCACGGATGGTGGATTGCTAATGTGTACAGCAACTGACATGGCAGTGTTATGTGGTGGTAACGGTGAAGTTTGCTATTCCAAGtgagtgttttgtttttttgcacaCCTTTCTCAACCACCGATTTTGCCTTTTGGCTAAACCAGTCTTTAATCTTTAATATATCAGATATGGTTCTTACCCATTGAGAGCGAAGTATTGTCATGAGATGGCTTTGCGGATCCTCCTTGCCAGCATCGAGGTTTGTTTATCTTTGTCATTTTAACGCCAATTCTCTCAGGTTTAGATTGATTTCTTATGTTCTTTTCCACCTTTTGGTTATGCTTTAATGCAGAGCCATGCAAACCGCTACAAGCGGTATATTGTTCCGGTGCTATCTGTGCAAATGGATTTCTATGTTCGTGTTTTTGTCCGCGTTTACACGTGAGTTTTCATTGTCTAATCAAACTCGTAACATCTCAGTTATTCAGATTCtgcaaatttttttgttttgttttcgattCACTGAAACCTCAAAGATTAATGAAATTTTCAGCTCGGCGAGTGCAATGAAGAACACTCCATTGAAGCTCTCTTACGTATATCAATGCATTGGCTGTGATTCATTTCATCTTCAACCTGTTGGAAGATCTCTCCCTAAggtatatacatacacatgtGAAAGTTTTAATACATTTTCTATCCACTGCATCCCTTAGGATGATAGAAACTTTGAATATAGCCAATGATTCTTGTTATGGTTCTATGTGCGTCGATAGTGTTTGACATAGTTCCCTCTTTTTGTAAAACTCTTGAACTATCAGTGAGGTCACTTccaaactaatttaaaatttctatCCTGAAACCGCCcttttttatagtttatcataacacattttgtttttggcagAACAACAGTGTGAGGTATCTACCAGCAATTGGTCCGGTTGTGAAGCAGGATTGCAACCACTGTGGGAAGAAATATAACATGGGTGGACCAATATGGTCTGCTCCAATGCATGATCCAGAATGGGTGACTTCGATATTAAACAGTGTGAAATCCATGAAAGACAGATATCCTGCTTATGACCGGATCTCTGCTGTACTTACTACAGTCTCCGAGGCAAGTtgtgggatttttttttgttctgttttttcaaTAAACCATTGAAAAGTGAGAAATTGACTTTTATGTTtcgatttaatttttttaggAATTGCTGGAtgttcctctgtttttgagtCTGCATAATCTTTGTGCGACACTAAAGTGTATTTCACCATCAGCTGCAATGTTTCGATCAGCGGTTATTAATGCTAATTACCGTATCTCTGGGACTCATGTGAATCCGCTCGGCATGAAAACTGATGCTCCTATGGAGGTTATCTGGGACATTATGCGCTGCTGGGTAAACTAAGTTGATGAATTTGTAATGTGACCGTGTTTCATCTTACCAGGTCTTCTTTTTGATGGTTTTTTCTTGGGTGATATTGTAGGTGAAGAATCATCCCATAAAGGCGCAATCGCCTGAACAACCCGGTAGTGTGATCTTGTCCAAAGAACCATCACATGAGGTCTTTTGCTCGCTTTCTCTGAATTGTTTGAAACTGAATAATGTTTTTTCCAAGCctgaatcttttcttttcgattCTGTCTTGTGTTTGGACAGGTTGATTTTTCGCGTCACATTGGTTCGCTGAGCAAGGCACAGGCAAAGAAAGTAGCTCGTTTTCTGCCAAATCCAGAGAAGCATTGGGGTCCAAAGCTTAGGGCTGGTCGCCAGATTACGAGCAAACATGTATCTCTTATTGGTCATGAAGCAGTCAATGGTCATCTTAGCCAACACCATGAAGAacttaaagaagaagatgaagaagcagagcCAGAAGATAATGTCCAAGACAAGGTTGATCCAAAACGCCAGAAGACAGCAACAGATAATATTACCTCAACATAATAAGacaaatcacaaaaagttttacaaaatagATCAGATTTTGTCTACAGTCAGATTTGCCTCCTGATGAAGAACTCTGTTTTGTCTGTTGTTTCctatataatcatttttggTAATACTTGAGACTTATGACCCATTTTTGTGATTCCTTCTGTTGTGATCTTATTAGTTTACTCATCTATAGCTTAACCGAACCAAACAGTAATTTAGTACCATGAAGAACTAAAAGAGGCAAAAGAAGCAATGTATAACAAGATATTGAAAGTAGATAACCACTTCTGATCATCATTAAATGAAGCAATATCATAGTActtgaacaaacaaaactacaaCTATACAAACGCTGTAAACAAtctatttgttaaatttacttttaatacaaaattgtTTAGCAGTAACACCATTGgtcctcttcttctacttcaaCCCCACGCACgaaagaagaatcatcaaaaggTTTCATTTCACTGTAAATCAAACCAAGCTCTTCGTAAATCTCTTCCCATCTAGGATGAGCCTTATCTCCAACGAGAAACACATGAAGCTCATCTTTTAGCTCAACCCAACTGCAACCAGGCTCCTTCTTAAGCTTAAAGCCTCTCATATTTCTCCTCAAATCTGAAACCTTTTCCCACATTCCTGCATCTGCGTATACATTTGATAAAAGTGTATAAGCTGAAGAGTCTTGTGGATCCAATCTCAACAGGGC from Arabidopsis thaliana chromosome 3, partial sequence includes these protein-coding regions:
- the SEP2 gene encoding K-box region and MADS-box transcription factor family protein, whose protein sequence is MGRGRVELKRIENKINRQVTFAKRRNGLLKKAYELSVLCDAEVSLIVFSNRGKLYEFCSTSNMLKTLERYQKCSYGSIEVNNKPAKELENSYREYLKLKGRYENLQRQQRNLLGEDLGPLNSKELEQLERQLDGSLKQVRCIKTQYMLDQLSDLQGKEHILLDANRALSMKESLKNIVFCLAGRYDRRETSPYRRRMGRW
- the SEP2 gene encoding K-box region and MADS-box transcription factor family protein (SEPALLATA 2 (SEP2); FUNCTIONS IN: protein binding, DNA binding, sequence-specific DNA binding transcription factor activity; INVOLVED IN: flower development, ovule development; LOCATED IN: nucleus; EXPRESSED IN: 12 plant structures; EXPRESSED DURING: 7 growth stages; CONTAINS InterPro DOMAIN/s: Transcription factor, MADS-box (InterPro:IPR002100), Transcription factor, K-box (InterPro:IPR002487); BEST Arabidopsis thaliana protein match is: K-box region and MADS-box transcription factor family protein (TAIR:AT5G15800.1); Has 7363 Blast hits to 7362 proteins in 916 species: Archae - 3; Bacteria - 0; Metazoa - 630; Fungi - 305; Plants - 6350; Viruses - 0; Other Eukaryotes - 75 (source: NCBI BLink).), whose protein sequence is MGRGRVELKRIENKINRQVTFAKRRNGLLKKAYELSVLCDAEVSLIVFSNRGKLYEFCSTSNMLKTLERYQKCSYGSIEVNNKPAKELENSYREYLKLKGRYENLQRQQRNLLGEDLGPLNSKELEQLERQLDGSLKQVRCIKTQYMLDQLSDLQGKEHILLDANRALSMKLEDMIGVRHHHIGGGWEGGDQQNIAYGHPQAHSQGLYQSLECDPTLQIGYSHPVCSEQMAVTVQGQSQQGNGYIPGWML
- a CDS encoding N2,N2-dimethylguanosine tRNA methyltransferase (N2,N2-dimethylguanosine tRNA methyltransferase; FUNCTIONS IN: RNA binding, tRNA (guanine-N2-)-methyltransferase activity; INVOLVED IN: tRNA processing; LOCATED IN: cellular_component unknown; EXPRESSED IN: 15 plant structures; EXPRESSED DURING: 6 growth stages; CONTAINS InterPro DOMAIN/s: N2,N2-dimethylguanosine tRNA methyltransferase (InterPro:IPR002905); BEST Arabidopsis thaliana protein match is: N2,N2-dimethylguanosine tRNA methyltransferase (TAIR:AT5G15810.1); Has 1019 Blast hits to 973 proteins in 363 species: Archae - 257; Bacteria - 68; Metazoa - 198; Fungi - 156; Plants - 105; Viruses - 0; Other Eukaryotes - 235 (source: NCBI BLink).), with the protein product METDLNDYTVIKEGEAEILMHKKNQVFFNKAQVNNRDMSIAVLREFLSKRKQEHEAKSSKRTRPASKVIEKDASEASKEETPSENGMNNGDHEVASEDGPSSVSKDPAKTTERFAPREPKPPKVLEALSASGLRALRYAREIEGIGQVVALDNDLASVEACQRNIKFNGSVAISKVESHHTDARVHMLTHPKEFDVVDLDPYGSPSIFLDSAIQSVTDGGLLMCTATDMAVLCGGNGEVCYSKYGSYPLRAKYCHEMALRILLASIESHANRYKRYIVPVLSVQMDFYVRVFVRVYTSASAMKNTPLKLSYVYQCIGCDSFHLQPVGRSLPKNNSVRYLPAIGPVVKQDCNHCGKKYNMGGPIWSAPMHDPEWVTSILNSVKSMKDRYPAYDRISAVLTTVSEELLDVPLFLSLHNLCATLKCISPSAAMFRSAVINANYRISGTHVNPLGMKTDAPMEVIWDIMRCWVKNHPIKAQSPEQPGSVILSKEPSHEVDFSRHIGSLSKAQAKKVARFLPNPEKHWGPKLRAGRQITSKHVSLIGHEAVNGHLSQHHEELKEEDEEAEPEDNVQDKVDPKRQKTATDNITST